A region from the Thermoplasmatales archaeon genome encodes:
- a CDS encoding Nucleotidyltransferase domain protein — protein MDVIEKRVSQRNLAIDKAREFAKSLTEDASVFLIGSYSRGDFNLWSDIDVVVISNFEGNLLSRLKSMDFPPGFEIIPLTVNEFKKMRAKRNPICVELERTGILLRDDLKISILLTDSGK, from the coding sequence ATGGATGTCATTGAGAAAAGAGTAAGCCAGCGGAACCTTGCCATAGACAAGGCGAGGGAATTTGCAAAATCGCTGACAGAGGATGCAAGTGTATTCCTTATTGGATCTTATTCCAGAGGCGATTTCAACCTATGGAGTGATATAGATGTCGTTGTCATTTCAAACTTTGAGGGCAATTTGTTAAGCAGGTTGAAAAGCATGGATTTTCCGCCGGGTTTTGAGATAATCCCGCTGACCGTGAATGAGTTCAAAAAAATGCGTGCAAAGAGAAACCCGATTTGTGTAGAACTCGAGAGGACAGGAATCCTGCTCAGGGATGATCTGAAAATATCAATTTTACTCACAGACTCCGGGAAATGA